One genomic region from Drosophila busckii strain San Diego stock center, stock number 13000-0081.31 chromosome 3R, ASM1175060v1, whole genome shotgun sequence encodes:
- the LOC108603860 gene encoding zinc finger C2HC domain-containing protein 1C isoform X4 yields MNKNIDELPQIESYSDDELDYMHDPILPLKLNESWAARRLLEALSQLPPKRTNINSNSAPMRFQHMREDDQHEQQLQRKSGIPTLVTNSASQRSIGNGKVRQMFDGRRRGVGIDRSHPLQPIVETRAQATHVMNKAYSTMNLRDKSLASDNNNNNSSCKYNARTTTNPLKPVVTRKTPPITNRTETNSQRPVAKAAPMRTKTMMTLKTTASSTTTETATRNTAAVARTTAAATTRATPSRTPTPTTSRGVTPPRTPTSPTSATRTTPFWNSSPKVSTSPTPPPKISTRRTTPPRTATSKAPTPPPRTPTAKTPTTPVTARLAGGRAAVVQPTTKTRQSIMQPPAGTSSCRHCGRHFTTDRLAKHEEVCVRIMKTKRRIFDASKQRTKGTEQEKFNKNTTQQARQKPALSRVQSVYSSAAQQQGLSTGVKKSNWRKQHEEFIEAIRSAKQVQAHLKRGGKLSDLPPPPPSENPDYIQCQYCGRRFNPQAAERHIPRCATMIHNKPRRSGAQGPQKKRY; encoded by the exons ATGAACAAGAACATAGACGAGCTGCCACAAATCGAGTCCTACTCAGATGATGAGCTAGACTATATGCATGATCCTATCTTGCCGCTCAAACTAAACGAATCCTGGGCAGCTAGACGACTGCTAGAAGCGCTCAGCCAGCTGCCGCCCAAGCGAaccaacatcaacagcaattcGGCGcct ATGCGTTTTCAGCACATGAGGGAGGACGACCAGCAtgaacaacagctgcagcggaAAAGTGGCATACCCACTCTGGTTACCAACAGCGCCTCACAGCGCTCCATAGGCAACGGCAAGGTGCGCCAAATGTTTGATGGACGTCGTCGCGGCGTTGGCATTGACCGCAGTCATCCGCTTCAGCCCATTGTAGAGACGCGCGCACAGGCAACGCATGTAATGAACAAGGCCTACTCCACCATGAATTTGCGGGACAAGTCGCTGGCTAgcgacaataacaataacaacagcagctgcaagtacAATGCCAGAACGACGACCAATCCTTTGAAGCCTGTGGTCACGCGCAAGACGCCGCCAATAACTAATCGCACTGAGACGAATAGCCAAAGGCCAGTAGCCAAAGCCGCGCCCATGAGAACGAAAACCATGATGACGCtgaaaacaacagcaagctCGACGACGAcggaaacagcaacaagaaataCAGCTGCAGTAGCtagaacaacagcagcagcaacaacaagagcaacgcCGTCTAGGACGCCAACGCCTACAACATCAAGAGGAGTCACACCACCAAGGACGCCAACGTCCCCGACatcagcaacaagaacaacaccGTTTTGGAATTCATCGCCTAAGGTATCAACTTCTCCAACACCACCGCCTAAAATATcaacaagaagaacaacaCCGCCTAGAACGGCAACTTCTAAGGCACCAACACCACCGCCTAGGACGCCAACTGCTAAGACACCAACAACACCTGTAACAGCTCGTCTGGCTGGCGGGCGAGCTGCTGTAGTGCAGCCCACAACAAAGACACGCCAG AGCATAATGCAGCCGCCTGCGGGCACCAGCAGTTGCCGGCACTGTGGCCGTCACTTCACCACTGATCGCCTGGCCAAGCACGAGGAGGTGTGCGTGCGCATTATGAAAACCAAACGCCGCATATTTGACGCATCCAAGCAGCGCACCAAGGGCACTGAGCAGGAGAAGTTTAACAAGAACACCACGCAGCAGGCGCGTCAAAAGCCAGCCCTATCGCGGGTGCAGTCAGTCTACAGCAGCGCCGCTCAGCAGCAGGGACTGAGCACGGGCGTCAAGAAGAGCAACTGGCGCAAGCAGCACGAGGAGTTTATTGAGGCCATACGCTCCGCCAAGCAAGTGCAGGCGCATTTAAAGCGTGGCGGCAAGCTGAGCGATCTGCCACCACCGCCACCATCAGAGAATCCGGACTATATACAGTGCCAGTACTGCGGACGACGCTTCAATCCACAGGCAGCGGAGCGGCATATACCACGCTGTGCCACCATGATCCACAATAAGCCACGCCGCAGCGGAGCGCAAGGGCCTCAAAAGAAGCGTTATTAA
- the LOC108603860 gene encoding microtubule-associated protein 4 isoform X6: protein MRFQHMREDDQHEQQLQRKSGIPTLVTNSASQRSIGNGKVRQMFDGRRRGVGIDRSHPLQPIVETRAQATHVMNKAYSTMNLRDKSLASDNNNNNSSCKYNARTTTNPLKPVVTRKTPPITNRTETNSQRPVAKAAPMRTKTMMTLKTTASSTTTETATRNTAAVARTTAAATTRATPSRTPTPTTSRGVTPPRTPTSPTSATRTTPFWNSSPKVSTSPTPPPKISTRRTTPPRTATSKAPTPPPRTPTAKTPTTPVTARLAGGRAAVVQPTTKTRQANQIVSPVSKIQMICQSEVQPAENFFFRKLLQSIMQPPAGTSSCRHCGRHFTTDRLAKHEEVCVRIMKTKRRIFDASKQRTKGTEQEKFNKNTTQQARQKPALSRVQSVYSSAAQQQGLSTGVKKSNWRKQHEEFIEAIRSAKQVQAHLKRGGKLSDLPPPPPSENPDYIQCQYCGRRFNPQAAERHIPRCATMIHNKPRRSGAQGPQKKRY, encoded by the exons ATGCGTTTTCAGCACATGAGGGAGGACGACCAGCAtgaacaacagctgcagcggaAAAGTGGCATACCCACTCTGGTTACCAACAGCGCCTCACAGCGCTCCATAGGCAACGGCAAGGTGCGCCAAATGTTTGATGGACGTCGTCGCGGCGTTGGCATTGACCGCAGTCATCCGCTTCAGCCCATTGTAGAGACGCGCGCACAGGCAACGCATGTAATGAACAAGGCCTACTCCACCATGAATTTGCGGGACAAGTCGCTGGCTAgcgacaataacaataacaacagcagctgcaagtacAATGCCAGAACGACGACCAATCCTTTGAAGCCTGTGGTCACGCGCAAGACGCCGCCAATAACTAATCGCACTGAGACGAATAGCCAAAGGCCAGTAGCCAAAGCCGCGCCCATGAGAACGAAAACCATGATGACGCtgaaaacaacagcaagctCGACGACGAcggaaacagcaacaagaaataCAGCTGCAGTAGCtagaacaacagcagcagcaacaacaagagcaacgcCGTCTAGGACGCCAACGCCTACAACATCAAGAGGAGTCACACCACCAAGGACGCCAACGTCCCCGACatcagcaacaagaacaacaccGTTTTGGAATTCATCGCCTAAGGTATCAACTTCTCCAACACCACCGCCTAAAATATcaacaagaagaacaacaCCGCCTAGAACGGCAACTTCTAAGGCACCAACACCACCGCCTAGGACGCCAACTGCTAAGACACCAACAACACCTGTAACAGCTCGTCTGGCTGGCGGGCGAGCTGCTGTAGTGCAGCCCACAACAAAGACACGCCAG GCTAATCAGATAGTTAGTCCAGtaagcaaaattcaaatgataTGTCAGTCTGAAGTTCAGCCCGctgaaaacttttttttcCGAAAACTCTTGCAGAGCATAATGCAGCCGCCTGCGGGCACCAGCAGTTGCCGGCACTGTGGCCGTCACTTCACCACTGATCGCCTGGCCAAGCACGAGGAGGTGTGCGTGCGCATTATGAAAACCAAACGCCGCATATTTGACGCATCCAAGCAGCGCACCAAGGGCACTGAGCAGGAGAAGTTTAACAAGAACACCACGCAGCAGGCGCGTCAAAAGCCAGCCCTATCGCGGGTGCAGTCAGTCTACAGCAGCGCCGCTCAGCAGCAGGGACTGAGCACGGGCGTCAAGAAGAGCAACTGGCGCAAGCAGCACGAGGAGTTTATTGAGGCCATACGCTCCGCCAAGCAAGTGCAGGCGCATTTAAAGCGTGGCGGCAAGCTGAGCGATCTGCCACCACCGCCACCATCAGAGAATCCGGACTATATACAGTGCCAGTACTGCGGACGACGCTTCAATCCACAGGCAGCGGAGCGGCATATACCACGCTGTGCCACCATGATCCACAATAAGCCACGCCGCAGCGGAGCGCAAGGGCCTCAAAAGAAGCGTTATTAA
- the LOC108603860 gene encoding zinc finger C2HC domain-containing protein 1C isoform X3 produces MNKNIDELPQIESYSDDELDYMHDPILPLKLNESWAARRLLEALSQLPPKRTNINSNSAPMRFQHMREDDQHEQQLQRKSGIPTLVTNSASQRSIGNGKVRQMFDGRRRGVGIDRSHPLQPIVETRAQATHVMNKAYSTMNLRDKSLASDNNNNNSSCKYNARTTTNPLKPVVTRKTPPITNRTETNSQRPVAKAAPMRTKTMMTLKTTASSTTTETATRNTAAVARTTAAATTRATPSRTPTPTTSRGVTPPRTPTSPTSATRTTPFWNSSPKVSTSPTPPPKISTRRTTPPRTATSKAPTPPPRTPTAKTPTTPVTARLAGGRAAVVQPTTKTRQANQIVSPSIMQPPAGTSSCRHCGRHFTTDRLAKHEEVCVRIMKTKRRIFDASKQRTKGTEQEKFNKNTTQQARQKPALSRVQSVYSSAAQQQGLSTGVKKSNWRKQHEEFIEAIRSAKQVQAHLKRGGKLSDLPPPPPSENPDYIQCQYCGRRFNPQAAERHIPRCATMIHNKPRRSGAQGPQKKRY; encoded by the exons ATGAACAAGAACATAGACGAGCTGCCACAAATCGAGTCCTACTCAGATGATGAGCTAGACTATATGCATGATCCTATCTTGCCGCTCAAACTAAACGAATCCTGGGCAGCTAGACGACTGCTAGAAGCGCTCAGCCAGCTGCCGCCCAAGCGAaccaacatcaacagcaattcGGCGcct ATGCGTTTTCAGCACATGAGGGAGGACGACCAGCAtgaacaacagctgcagcggaAAAGTGGCATACCCACTCTGGTTACCAACAGCGCCTCACAGCGCTCCATAGGCAACGGCAAGGTGCGCCAAATGTTTGATGGACGTCGTCGCGGCGTTGGCATTGACCGCAGTCATCCGCTTCAGCCCATTGTAGAGACGCGCGCACAGGCAACGCATGTAATGAACAAGGCCTACTCCACCATGAATTTGCGGGACAAGTCGCTGGCTAgcgacaataacaataacaacagcagctgcaagtacAATGCCAGAACGACGACCAATCCTTTGAAGCCTGTGGTCACGCGCAAGACGCCGCCAATAACTAATCGCACTGAGACGAATAGCCAAAGGCCAGTAGCCAAAGCCGCGCCCATGAGAACGAAAACCATGATGACGCtgaaaacaacagcaagctCGACGACGAcggaaacagcaacaagaaataCAGCTGCAGTAGCtagaacaacagcagcagcaacaacaagagcaacgcCGTCTAGGACGCCAACGCCTACAACATCAAGAGGAGTCACACCACCAAGGACGCCAACGTCCCCGACatcagcaacaagaacaacaccGTTTTGGAATTCATCGCCTAAGGTATCAACTTCTCCAACACCACCGCCTAAAATATcaacaagaagaacaacaCCGCCTAGAACGGCAACTTCTAAGGCACCAACACCACCGCCTAGGACGCCAACTGCTAAGACACCAACAACACCTGTAACAGCTCGTCTGGCTGGCGGGCGAGCTGCTGTAGTGCAGCCCACAACAAAGACACGCCAG GCTAATCAGATAGTTAGTCCA AGCATAATGCAGCCGCCTGCGGGCACCAGCAGTTGCCGGCACTGTGGCCGTCACTTCACCACTGATCGCCTGGCCAAGCACGAGGAGGTGTGCGTGCGCATTATGAAAACCAAACGCCGCATATTTGACGCATCCAAGCAGCGCACCAAGGGCACTGAGCAGGAGAAGTTTAACAAGAACACCACGCAGCAGGCGCGTCAAAAGCCAGCCCTATCGCGGGTGCAGTCAGTCTACAGCAGCGCCGCTCAGCAGCAGGGACTGAGCACGGGCGTCAAGAAGAGCAACTGGCGCAAGCAGCACGAGGAGTTTATTGAGGCCATACGCTCCGCCAAGCAAGTGCAGGCGCATTTAAAGCGTGGCGGCAAGCTGAGCGATCTGCCACCACCGCCACCATCAGAGAATCCGGACTATATACAGTGCCAGTACTGCGGACGACGCTTCAATCCACAGGCAGCGGAGCGGCATATACCACGCTGTGCCACCATGATCCACAATAAGCCACGCCGCAGCGGAGCGCAAGGGCCTCAAAAGAAGCGTTATTAA
- the LOC108603860 gene encoding microtubule-associated protein 4 isoform X2, translating to MPTNRSNYFNTPAAAAAAATATRATRATNNRVGYVQAGRLTRGYMCWRHMRFQHMREDDQHEQQLQRKSGIPTLVTNSASQRSIGNGKVRQMFDGRRRGVGIDRSHPLQPIVETRAQATHVMNKAYSTMNLRDKSLASDNNNNNSSCKYNARTTTNPLKPVVTRKTPPITNRTETNSQRPVAKAAPMRTKTMMTLKTTASSTTTETATRNTAAVARTTAAATTRATPSRTPTPTTSRGVTPPRTPTSPTSATRTTPFWNSSPKVSTSPTPPPKISTRRTTPPRTATSKAPTPPPRTPTAKTPTTPVTARLAGGRAAVVQPTTKTRQANQIVSPVSKIQMICQSEVQPAENFFFRKLLQSIMQPPAGTSSCRHCGRHFTTDRLAKHEEVCVRIMKTKRRIFDASKQRTKGTEQEKFNKNTTQQARQKPALSRVQSVYSSAAQQQGLSTGVKKSNWRKQHEEFIEAIRSAKQVQAHLKRGGKLSDLPPPPPSENPDYIQCQYCGRRFNPQAAERHIPRCATMIHNKPRRSGAQGPQKKRY from the exons ATGCCCACAAATCGTAGCAACTATTTCAacacaccagcagcagcagcagcagcggcaacagcaacgagagCAACTCGAGCTACAAATAATAGAGTGGGCTATGTCCAGGCGGGACGTTTGACACGTGGTTATATGTGCTGGCGGCAT ATGCGTTTTCAGCACATGAGGGAGGACGACCAGCAtgaacaacagctgcagcggaAAAGTGGCATACCCACTCTGGTTACCAACAGCGCCTCACAGCGCTCCATAGGCAACGGCAAGGTGCGCCAAATGTTTGATGGACGTCGTCGCGGCGTTGGCATTGACCGCAGTCATCCGCTTCAGCCCATTGTAGAGACGCGCGCACAGGCAACGCATGTAATGAACAAGGCCTACTCCACCATGAATTTGCGGGACAAGTCGCTGGCTAgcgacaataacaataacaacagcagctgcaagtacAATGCCAGAACGACGACCAATCCTTTGAAGCCTGTGGTCACGCGCAAGACGCCGCCAATAACTAATCGCACTGAGACGAATAGCCAAAGGCCAGTAGCCAAAGCCGCGCCCATGAGAACGAAAACCATGATGACGCtgaaaacaacagcaagctCGACGACGAcggaaacagcaacaagaaataCAGCTGCAGTAGCtagaacaacagcagcagcaacaacaagagcaacgcCGTCTAGGACGCCAACGCCTACAACATCAAGAGGAGTCACACCACCAAGGACGCCAACGTCCCCGACatcagcaacaagaacaacaccGTTTTGGAATTCATCGCCTAAGGTATCAACTTCTCCAACACCACCGCCTAAAATATcaacaagaagaacaacaCCGCCTAGAACGGCAACTTCTAAGGCACCAACACCACCGCCTAGGACGCCAACTGCTAAGACACCAACAACACCTGTAACAGCTCGTCTGGCTGGCGGGCGAGCTGCTGTAGTGCAGCCCACAACAAAGACACGCCAG GCTAATCAGATAGTTAGTCCAGtaagcaaaattcaaatgataTGTCAGTCTGAAGTTCAGCCCGctgaaaacttttttttcCGAAAACTCTTGCAGAGCATAATGCAGCCGCCTGCGGGCACCAGCAGTTGCCGGCACTGTGGCCGTCACTTCACCACTGATCGCCTGGCCAAGCACGAGGAGGTGTGCGTGCGCATTATGAAAACCAAACGCCGCATATTTGACGCATCCAAGCAGCGCACCAAGGGCACTGAGCAGGAGAAGTTTAACAAGAACACCACGCAGCAGGCGCGTCAAAAGCCAGCCCTATCGCGGGTGCAGTCAGTCTACAGCAGCGCCGCTCAGCAGCAGGGACTGAGCACGGGCGTCAAGAAGAGCAACTGGCGCAAGCAGCACGAGGAGTTTATTGAGGCCATACGCTCCGCCAAGCAAGTGCAGGCGCATTTAAAGCGTGGCGGCAAGCTGAGCGATCTGCCACCACCGCCACCATCAGAGAATCCGGACTATATACAGTGCCAGTACTGCGGACGACGCTTCAATCCACAGGCAGCGGAGCGGCATATACCACGCTGTGCCACCATGATCCACAATAAGCCACGCCGCAGCGGAGCGCAAGGGCCTCAAAAGAAGCGTTATTAA
- the LOC108604702 gene encoding uncharacterized protein LOC108604702 — protein MFSMCTRWRGNSESNSSMPAQQMEMQANGTGGKQIKGGYLLRYKKQFLWNRWSEEWVILYDDSTMAWFTEPGRSSPSGKILVKEAPEMLAIAHWTGQIPRRPPLPDGVSVSQLIALGSQRKRSKVYWMLAKSEQEVSDWVDAISKTLPPPPQIELVVDKPHLMNVLRRPLVRIRPATNSEVKQRKSATQSRRRHHRSASASTSTSASVAETTHCLMYNQNPLVKSDAAVAILSKKADAKASLACALPWGHGWGWATLPNGVWSGGLTWSQCEDTFTLHALPTTHCTNLIDTSCSGAVYHTDIGGFDFHSSGVDDLGGEDFDYAMDCGDFIF, from the exons ATGTTTTCCATGTGCACAAGATGGCGTGGCAACAGTGAGAGCAATTCCTCAATGCCAGCCCAACAAATGGAAATGCAGGCCAACG GTACTGGTGGCAAACAAATCAAGGGCGGCTATCTGCTGCGCTATAAAA AACAATTTTTATGGAATCGCTGGTCTGAGGAGTGGGTGATACTGTATGATGACTCGACAATGGCTTGGTTTACCGAGCCAGGTCGCTCGTCGCCCTCTGGCAAAATACTGGTCAAGGAGGCGCCCGAGATGCTGGCCATAGCGCACTGGACGGGCCAGATACCGCGACGCCCACCGCTGCCGGATGGCGTAAGTGTGTCGCAATTAATCGCATTGGGCTCGCAGCGCAAGCGTTCCAAGGTCTACTGGATGCTGGCCAAGTCGGAGCAGGAGGTAAGCGATTGGGTAGATGCTATATCGAAGacattgccgccgccgccccaaATCGAACTAGTGGTGGACAAGCCGCATTTAATGAATGTGCTGCGACGTCCGCTCGTACGTATCAGAC ctgccaccAATTCGGAAGTCAAGCAGCGCAAGTCTGCTACGCAAAGCAGAAGAAGACATCATCGCAGCGCCTCGGCGTCCACTTCCACTTCCGCTTCGGTGGCGGAAACCACGCATTGCCTGATGTACAATCAGAATCCGTTGGTTAAAAGCGACGCTGCGGTGGCCATCTTGAGCAAGAAGGCCGATGCCAAGGCCTCGCTCGCCTGCGCGCTGCCCTGGGGTCATGGCTGGGGCTGGGCCACACTGCCCAACGGCGTCTGGAGCGGCGGCCTGACCTGGTCCCAGTGTGAGGACACGTTCACGCTGCATGCACTGCCGACCACACACTGCACCAATCTCATTGATACTTCGTGCAGCGGCGCTGTCTATCACACTGATATAGGCGGCTTTGATTTTCACTCGTCGGGCGTGGATGATTTGGGCGGCGAGGACTTTGACTATGCCATGGACTGTggcgattttatattttaa
- the LOC108603860 gene encoding microtubule-associated protein 4 isoform X1 — translation MNKNIDELPQIESYSDDELDYMHDPILPLKLNESWAARRLLEALSQLPPKRTNINSNSAPMRFQHMREDDQHEQQLQRKSGIPTLVTNSASQRSIGNGKVRQMFDGRRRGVGIDRSHPLQPIVETRAQATHVMNKAYSTMNLRDKSLASDNNNNNSSCKYNARTTTNPLKPVVTRKTPPITNRTETNSQRPVAKAAPMRTKTMMTLKTTASSTTTETATRNTAAVARTTAAATTRATPSRTPTPTTSRGVTPPRTPTSPTSATRTTPFWNSSPKVSTSPTPPPKISTRRTTPPRTATSKAPTPPPRTPTAKTPTTPVTARLAGGRAAVVQPTTKTRQANQIVSPVSKIQMICQSEVQPAENFFFRKLLQSIMQPPAGTSSCRHCGRHFTTDRLAKHEEVCVRIMKTKRRIFDASKQRTKGTEQEKFNKNTTQQARQKPALSRVQSVYSSAAQQQGLSTGVKKSNWRKQHEEFIEAIRSAKQVQAHLKRGGKLSDLPPPPPSENPDYIQCQYCGRRFNPQAAERHIPRCATMIHNKPRRSGAQGPQKKRY, via the exons ATGAACAAGAACATAGACGAGCTGCCACAAATCGAGTCCTACTCAGATGATGAGCTAGACTATATGCATGATCCTATCTTGCCGCTCAAACTAAACGAATCCTGGGCAGCTAGACGACTGCTAGAAGCGCTCAGCCAGCTGCCGCCCAAGCGAaccaacatcaacagcaattcGGCGcct ATGCGTTTTCAGCACATGAGGGAGGACGACCAGCAtgaacaacagctgcagcggaAAAGTGGCATACCCACTCTGGTTACCAACAGCGCCTCACAGCGCTCCATAGGCAACGGCAAGGTGCGCCAAATGTTTGATGGACGTCGTCGCGGCGTTGGCATTGACCGCAGTCATCCGCTTCAGCCCATTGTAGAGACGCGCGCACAGGCAACGCATGTAATGAACAAGGCCTACTCCACCATGAATTTGCGGGACAAGTCGCTGGCTAgcgacaataacaataacaacagcagctgcaagtacAATGCCAGAACGACGACCAATCCTTTGAAGCCTGTGGTCACGCGCAAGACGCCGCCAATAACTAATCGCACTGAGACGAATAGCCAAAGGCCAGTAGCCAAAGCCGCGCCCATGAGAACGAAAACCATGATGACGCtgaaaacaacagcaagctCGACGACGAcggaaacagcaacaagaaataCAGCTGCAGTAGCtagaacaacagcagcagcaacaacaagagcaacgcCGTCTAGGACGCCAACGCCTACAACATCAAGAGGAGTCACACCACCAAGGACGCCAACGTCCCCGACatcagcaacaagaacaacaccGTTTTGGAATTCATCGCCTAAGGTATCAACTTCTCCAACACCACCGCCTAAAATATcaacaagaagaacaacaCCGCCTAGAACGGCAACTTCTAAGGCACCAACACCACCGCCTAGGACGCCAACTGCTAAGACACCAACAACACCTGTAACAGCTCGTCTGGCTGGCGGGCGAGCTGCTGTAGTGCAGCCCACAACAAAGACACGCCAG GCTAATCAGATAGTTAGTCCAGtaagcaaaattcaaatgataTGTCAGTCTGAAGTTCAGCCCGctgaaaacttttttttcCGAAAACTCTTGCAGAGCATAATGCAGCCGCCTGCGGGCACCAGCAGTTGCCGGCACTGTGGCCGTCACTTCACCACTGATCGCCTGGCCAAGCACGAGGAGGTGTGCGTGCGCATTATGAAAACCAAACGCCGCATATTTGACGCATCCAAGCAGCGCACCAAGGGCACTGAGCAGGAGAAGTTTAACAAGAACACCACGCAGCAGGCGCGTCAAAAGCCAGCCCTATCGCGGGTGCAGTCAGTCTACAGCAGCGCCGCTCAGCAGCAGGGACTGAGCACGGGCGTCAAGAAGAGCAACTGGCGCAAGCAGCACGAGGAGTTTATTGAGGCCATACGCTCCGCCAAGCAAGTGCAGGCGCATTTAAAGCGTGGCGGCAAGCTGAGCGATCTGCCACCACCGCCACCATCAGAGAATCCGGACTATATACAGTGCCAGTACTGCGGACGACGCTTCAATCCACAGGCAGCGGAGCGGCATATACCACGCTGTGCCACCATGATCCACAATAAGCCACGCCGCAGCGGAGCGCAAGGGCCTCAAAAGAAGCGTTATTAA
- the LOC108603860 gene encoding serine/arginine repetitive matrix protein 2 isoform X5: protein MTSPTDKLGAMRMRFQHMREDDQHEQQLQRKSGIPTLVTNSASQRSIGNGKVRQMFDGRRRGVGIDRSHPLQPIVETRAQATHVMNKAYSTMNLRDKSLASDNNNNNSSCKYNARTTTNPLKPVVTRKTPPITNRTETNSQRPVAKAAPMRTKTMMTLKTTASSTTTETATRNTAAVARTTAAATTRATPSRTPTPTTSRGVTPPRTPTSPTSATRTTPFWNSSPKVSTSPTPPPKISTRRTTPPRTATSKAPTPPPRTPTAKTPTTPVTARLAGGRAAVVQPTTKTRQANQIVSPVSKIQMICQSEVQPAENFFFRKLLQSIMQPPAGTSSCRHCGRHFTTDRLAKHEEVCVRIMKTKRRIFDASKQRTKGTEQEKFNKNTTQQARQKPALSRVQSVYSSAAQQQGLSTGVKKSNWRKQHEEFIEAIRSAKQVQAHLKRGGKLSDLPPPPPSENPDYIQCQYCGRRFNPQAAERHIPRCATMIHNKPRRSGAQGPQKKRY from the exons ATGACGTCACCAACAGACAAACTGGGTGCGATGCGT ATGCGTTTTCAGCACATGAGGGAGGACGACCAGCAtgaacaacagctgcagcggaAAAGTGGCATACCCACTCTGGTTACCAACAGCGCCTCACAGCGCTCCATAGGCAACGGCAAGGTGCGCCAAATGTTTGATGGACGTCGTCGCGGCGTTGGCATTGACCGCAGTCATCCGCTTCAGCCCATTGTAGAGACGCGCGCACAGGCAACGCATGTAATGAACAAGGCCTACTCCACCATGAATTTGCGGGACAAGTCGCTGGCTAgcgacaataacaataacaacagcagctgcaagtacAATGCCAGAACGACGACCAATCCTTTGAAGCCTGTGGTCACGCGCAAGACGCCGCCAATAACTAATCGCACTGAGACGAATAGCCAAAGGCCAGTAGCCAAAGCCGCGCCCATGAGAACGAAAACCATGATGACGCtgaaaacaacagcaagctCGACGACGAcggaaacagcaacaagaaataCAGCTGCAGTAGCtagaacaacagcagcagcaacaacaagagcaacgcCGTCTAGGACGCCAACGCCTACAACATCAAGAGGAGTCACACCACCAAGGACGCCAACGTCCCCGACatcagcaacaagaacaacaccGTTTTGGAATTCATCGCCTAAGGTATCAACTTCTCCAACACCACCGCCTAAAATATcaacaagaagaacaacaCCGCCTAGAACGGCAACTTCTAAGGCACCAACACCACCGCCTAGGACGCCAACTGCTAAGACACCAACAACACCTGTAACAGCTCGTCTGGCTGGCGGGCGAGCTGCTGTAGTGCAGCCCACAACAAAGACACGCCAG GCTAATCAGATAGTTAGTCCAGtaagcaaaattcaaatgataTGTCAGTCTGAAGTTCAGCCCGctgaaaacttttttttcCGAAAACTCTTGCAGAGCATAATGCAGCCGCCTGCGGGCACCAGCAGTTGCCGGCACTGTGGCCGTCACTTCACCACTGATCGCCTGGCCAAGCACGAGGAGGTGTGCGTGCGCATTATGAAAACCAAACGCCGCATATTTGACGCATCCAAGCAGCGCACCAAGGGCACTGAGCAGGAGAAGTTTAACAAGAACACCACGCAGCAGGCGCGTCAAAAGCCAGCCCTATCGCGGGTGCAGTCAGTCTACAGCAGCGCCGCTCAGCAGCAGGGACTGAGCACGGGCGTCAAGAAGAGCAACTGGCGCAAGCAGCACGAGGAGTTTATTGAGGCCATACGCTCCGCCAAGCAAGTGCAGGCGCATTTAAAGCGTGGCGGCAAGCTGAGCGATCTGCCACCACCGCCACCATCAGAGAATCCGGACTATATACAGTGCCAGTACTGCGGACGACGCTTCAATCCACAGGCAGCGGAGCGGCATATACCACGCTGTGCCACCATGATCCACAATAAGCCACGCCGCAGCGGAGCGCAAGGGCCTCAAAAGAAGCGTTATTAA